A stretch of the Streptomyces venezuelae genome encodes the following:
- a CDS encoding metallophosphoesterase family protein, translating into MDLHELRKHAAALRFTPQDPVRWLAPKELARTAVKVGLAAVFADYADKREIQGALEAGLLRAPLSDPGAEEIWIDFAADLGDGFEATGSVASALAADRQTVTRQTATRPDEGPAEGPDDGSDEGPGRGSLSLPRASLLVLGGDQVYPVASTTAYEDRMKGPYRAALPSAPDPPLMVVLPGNHDWYDGLTAFLRIFAQGRRIGGWQTGQTRSYFAVKLPQRWWLVGLDSQLDSYFDDPQRRYFESCLTPRLLPGDSVIVCSAEPTWVKSEEESNAFNSLHWFDRNVIRTRFDRATGRREDTGASIRLWLTGDAHHYARYAERLPEDPPGSDGALPPDPRRRQMVTCGLGGAFLAATHRLPKVLPLPPAGSRMREKDGPPVPFALAQQTYPDEKESRSLVRGIAKPWSRCWLPRRNPGFAVLAAVLHMVLVLVVGCGFALATGSRNPVDAVRTADPEDLTGLLCASAALFVLPFVAGWGRGLLPGRRLRPPSGRGTAVLFQLAVAVAALAVTVVSARPVPPSWNGVWVLLMLLAVAAVLGALLGSQLFALWVLWTDRGVVAEWQMSGQSIDDHKGFLRMHIAPDGTLTLFPLALDATCRDWHLAEVANARTAWVRPVPARPPAVRLIEEPVVIARTPRP; encoded by the coding sequence GTGGACCTCCATGAGCTGCGCAAGCACGCGGCGGCGCTCCGGTTCACCCCGCAGGACCCGGTGCGCTGGCTGGCGCCGAAGGAGCTGGCCCGTACGGCGGTCAAGGTCGGGCTGGCCGCCGTGTTCGCCGACTACGCGGACAAGCGCGAGATCCAGGGCGCGCTCGAGGCCGGCCTGCTGCGGGCACCGCTGTCCGACCCGGGCGCCGAGGAGATCTGGATCGACTTCGCGGCCGACCTCGGCGACGGCTTCGAGGCGACCGGCTCGGTGGCATCCGCCCTGGCAGCGGACCGGCAGACCGTGACCCGGCAGACGGCGACCCGGCCGGACGAGGGGCCGGCCGAGGGGCCGGACGACGGATCGGACGAGGGACCGGGCCGTGGCTCCCTCTCGCTGCCCCGTGCCTCCCTCCTGGTCCTCGGCGGCGACCAGGTGTACCCGGTGGCGTCGACCACGGCGTACGAGGACCGGATGAAGGGCCCCTACCGCGCCGCGCTCCCGTCGGCGCCGGACCCGCCCCTCATGGTCGTGCTGCCGGGCAACCACGACTGGTACGACGGCCTCACCGCGTTCCTGCGGATATTCGCCCAGGGGCGGCGCATCGGGGGCTGGCAGACCGGGCAGACCCGGAGCTACTTCGCGGTGAAGCTGCCGCAGCGCTGGTGGCTCGTCGGGCTGGACAGCCAGCTCGACTCCTACTTCGACGATCCGCAGCGGCGCTACTTCGAGTCCTGCCTCACCCCGCGACTGCTGCCGGGTGACAGCGTGATCGTCTGTTCCGCCGAACCCACCTGGGTGAAGAGCGAGGAGGAGTCCAACGCCTTCAACTCCCTGCACTGGTTCGACCGGAACGTCATCCGGACCCGGTTCGACCGGGCCACCGGGAGGCGCGAGGACACGGGCGCCTCGATCCGGCTGTGGCTGACCGGCGACGCGCACCACTACGCCCGCTACGCGGAACGGCTGCCCGAGGACCCGCCCGGATCCGACGGCGCGCTGCCGCCGGATCCCCGGCGGCGCCAGATGGTGACCTGCGGCCTGGGCGGCGCGTTCCTGGCAGCCACGCACCGGCTGCCGAAGGTGCTGCCGCTGCCGCCGGCCGGCTCGCGGATGCGGGAGAAGGACGGTCCGCCGGTGCCGTTCGCCCTCGCACAGCAGACGTACCCCGATGAGAAGGAGTCCCGTTCGCTGGTACGCGGGATCGCCAAGCCCTGGTCGCGGTGCTGGCTGCCGCGCCGCAATCCGGGGTTCGCCGTACTGGCCGCGGTGCTGCACATGGTGCTCGTCCTGGTGGTGGGCTGCGGGTTCGCGCTGGCGACGGGCAGCCGCAATCCGGTCGACGCCGTGCGCACGGCCGACCCCGAGGACCTGACCGGGCTGCTGTGTGCGAGTGCGGCCCTGTTCGTCCTGCCCTTCGTGGCCGGGTGGGGGAGGGGGCTGCTGCCGGGCCGCCGGCTCAGACCGCCGTCCGGCAGGGGCACGGCCGTACTGTTCCAGCTGGCGGTCGCCGTCGCCGCACTGGCGGTCACCGTCGTCTCGGCCCGGCCGGTCCCGCCCTCCTGGAACGGGGTCTGGGTCCTGCTGATGCTGCTGGCCGTCGCAGCCGTGCTGGGAGCGCTCCTGGGCTCCCAGCTGTTCGCCCTGTGGGTGCTGTGGACGGACCGGGGCGTGGTCGCCGAGTGGCAGATGTCCGGTCAGTCGATCGACGACCACAAGGGGTTCCTCCGGATGCACATCGCACCGGACGGCACGCTCACCCTCTTCCCGCTGGCTCTTGACGCCACCTGCCGCGACTGGCATCTCGCCGAGGTCGCGAACGCCCGGACCGCATGGGTCCGGCCGGTGCCCGCAAGGCCCCCGGCCGTACGGCTGATCGAAGAGCCCGTGGTCATCGCCCGGACACCCCGCCCGTAG
- a CDS encoding Imm50 family immunity protein: MNISELSDSSELTELYGGRPPELGDCLLFSVHIDERDASVTLGFETRELPARPKAEWAGTVYNTFFFSLVFPGVAGLRVRGVLAEEHREVSLAAAPGGRIAVSVTGPHRSLAFTAGGCGVIGVGVRLQGGL; encoded by the coding sequence ATGAACATCTCTGAGCTGTCCGACTCGAGCGAGTTGACCGAGCTGTACGGGGGCCGGCCGCCGGAGCTGGGCGACTGCCTGCTCTTCTCGGTGCACATCGACGAGCGGGACGCCTCGGTGACCCTCGGATTCGAGACCCGGGAGCTGCCGGCCCGGCCGAAGGCGGAGTGGGCCGGGACGGTCTACAACACCTTCTTCTTCTCGCTGGTGTTCCCCGGAGTGGCCGGCCTGCGTGTGCGGGGAGTCCTGGCCGAGGAGCACCGCGAAGTGTCCCTCGCGGCGGCGCCCGGGGGCCGCATCGCCGTCTCCGTGACCGGCCCGCACCGCTCGCTCGCATTCACCGCCGGGGGCTGTGGCGTCATCGGGGTGGGGGTCCGGCTCCAGGGCGGGCTGTGA
- a CDS encoding Lrp/AsnC family transcriptional regulator, which yields MDAIDREILRELQRDGRLSNQELAQRVGLTPSPCMRRVRQLEQDGVIQGYRAVIDPEAVGRGFEVLVSVEVRRDREAVEAFEAALQDIPDVIEAYRLFGSPGCLLRIAVADLRAYERLWIEQLTALSGVTEVNSQIIMKRIKEPTGLPVDR from the coding sequence ATGGATGCGATCGACCGAGAAATCTTGCGTGAGCTACAACGGGACGGCCGGCTGAGCAATCAGGAGCTCGCCCAGCGGGTGGGCCTCACCCCGTCGCCCTGCATGCGACGGGTGCGGCAACTGGAACAGGACGGGGTGATCCAGGGGTACCGGGCGGTCATCGACCCGGAGGCGGTCGGCCGCGGCTTCGAGGTGCTGGTGTCGGTGGAGGTCAGGCGGGACCGGGAGGCGGTGGAGGCCTTCGAGGCCGCGCTCCAGGACATCCCCGACGTGATCGAGGCGTACCGCCTCTTCGGCAGCCCCGGCTGCCTCCTGCGCATCGCGGTGGCGGACCTCCGCGCCTACGAACGCCTCTGGATCGAGCAGCTCACCGCGCTCTCGGGGGTCACCGAGGTGAATTCCCAGATCATCATGAAGCGCATCAAGGAACCGACGGGCCTCCCGGTCGACCGCTGA
- a CDS encoding Imm50 family immunity protein produces MTVSDLVANRRQVLDPLYDELPPLSGVRLRSVRLDGWAPAVTLRIDLPRFADRWEGGPGDTVQCHLQFGHVEDFAMDGWEPPVLVDITYEELAGHRLAVRVEGPGVRLAFTSNASLLAGHLSVFTQDSDGGDGGPHAFVRRLDAKLYDTVPPVTARTFYEHL; encoded by the coding sequence ATGACCGTGAGTGACCTGGTCGCGAACAGGCGGCAGGTCCTTGATCCGCTGTACGACGAGCTGCCGCCGCTGTCCGGGGTCCGGCTGCGGTCGGTGCGGCTGGACGGCTGGGCGCCGGCCGTGACCCTTCGGATCGATCTGCCGCGGTTCGCGGACCGGTGGGAGGGCGGACCCGGCGACACTGTGCAGTGCCACCTGCAGTTCGGGCACGTCGAGGACTTCGCCATGGACGGCTGGGAGCCGCCCGTGCTGGTCGACATCACGTACGAGGAGCTTGCCGGGCACCGGCTCGCGGTGCGGGTCGAAGGGCCGGGGGTGCGGCTGGCCTTCACCTCGAACGCCTCGCTGCTGGCCGGCCACCTCAGCGTGTTCACGCAGGACTCCGACGGCGGGGACGGCGGCCCGCACGCCTTCGTGCGCAGGCTCGACGCCAAGCTGTACGACACTGTCCCGCCGGTCACCGCGAGGACCTTCTATGAACATCTCTGA
- a CDS encoding patatin-like phospholipase family protein → MTRRSLILAGGGLKVAFQAGVLQVLLDEAELEFDHVDGASGGVFNLAMYCQGMSGHEIADNWRTLAPLKGVSPNWRELPKGPYAASLFTLDAYRRHVFPGWGLDWERIRATDREATFNLYNFSANELEVVTADRMDEDRLCAGVSLPMWFPPAVLDGQTYIDPVYLTDGNVEEAIRRGCDELWIIWTVSRRHRWRNGFVANYFHIIETTANGQLQHWLRRIEASNAAIRSGGPEVGEFGRPIDVRLLSAEVPLNYLINFGRDRFTQAVELGVRQARLWCTDQGIPWKPGAPADLPEDPTRLRFTERMAGRVAFGETSALAGASSEGGTAADLAVQLTVDIRGVDRFIVGPEHEAALHGEIVCQELGGHLPVQRGTFRLFVEEPDPQHLRMQYRLFFTDRAGHPLTLSGYKDVSEDSRQGVWQDTTVLYTRILRGHVDAHEESGAEVVASGAVHISPADFLKQLTTFRVEAATLPGRVTALRRFGQFFFGRLWDVYGQNVLPWSPL, encoded by the coding sequence ATGACGCGCAGATCTCTCATCCTCGCCGGCGGCGGGCTGAAGGTGGCCTTCCAGGCGGGTGTCCTCCAGGTCCTGCTGGACGAGGCGGAGCTGGAGTTCGACCACGTCGACGGTGCCAGTGGGGGTGTGTTCAACCTCGCCATGTACTGCCAGGGGATGTCCGGGCACGAGATCGCGGACAACTGGCGCACCCTCGCCCCCCTGAAAGGGGTCTCCCCGAACTGGCGCGAGCTGCCGAAGGGGCCGTACGCCGCTTCCCTCTTCACGCTGGACGCCTACCGGCGGCATGTCTTCCCGGGCTGGGGGCTGGACTGGGAACGGATCCGGGCCACCGACCGGGAAGCCACCTTCAACCTCTACAACTTCAGCGCCAATGAACTGGAGGTGGTGACCGCCGACCGGATGGACGAGGACCGTCTCTGTGCCGGGGTGTCGCTGCCCATGTGGTTCCCGCCGGCCGTCCTCGACGGACAGACCTATATCGACCCGGTCTACCTGACCGACGGAAACGTCGAGGAGGCGATCCGGCGGGGCTGTGACGAGCTGTGGATCATCTGGACGGTCAGCCGGCGGCACCGCTGGCGGAACGGCTTCGTGGCCAACTACTTCCACATCATCGAAACCACGGCCAACGGCCAGTTGCAGCACTGGCTGCGCCGGATCGAGGCCAGCAATGCGGCCATCCGCAGCGGGGGCCCGGAAGTCGGGGAGTTCGGGCGCCCGATCGACGTACGGCTCCTCAGCGCCGAGGTCCCGCTGAACTACCTGATCAACTTCGGCAGGGACCGCTTCACCCAGGCCGTGGAACTCGGAGTCCGGCAGGCCCGCCTCTGGTGCACCGACCAGGGGATCCCCTGGAAGCCCGGCGCGCCGGCGGACCTCCCCGAGGACCCGACCCGCCTCCGGTTCACCGAACGCATGGCCGGCCGCGTGGCCTTCGGCGAGACCAGTGCCCTGGCGGGGGCCTCGTCGGAGGGCGGAACAGCCGCCGACCTGGCCGTGCAGCTGACCGTCGACATCCGGGGCGTGGACCGTTTCATCGTCGGTCCGGAGCACGAAGCCGCACTGCACGGCGAGATCGTCTGCCAGGAGCTGGGCGGGCACCTGCCGGTGCAACGGGGCACCTTCCGGCTGTTCGTGGAAGAGCCCGATCCGCAGCACCTGCGGATGCAGTACCGGCTGTTCTTCACCGACCGGGCCGGTCATCCGCTCACCCTCAGCGGGTACAAGGACGTCAGCGAGGACTCCCGGCAGGGCGTCTGGCAGGACACCACCGTCCTCTACACCCGCATCCTGCGCGGCCATGTCGACGCCCACGAAGAGTCCGGAGCGGAGGTGGTGGCCTCGGGAGCGGTCCACATCAGCCCGGCGGACTTCCTGAAGCAGCTCACCACCTTCCGGGTCGAAGCGGCGACGCTCCCCGGCAGGGTGACCGCCCTGCGGCGCTTCGGACAGTTCTTCTTCGGCAGGCTGTGGGACGTGTACGGGCAGAACGTCCTGCCCTGGTCCCCGCTCTGA
- a CDS encoding putative T7SS-secreted protein translates to MGWRDFTPDFIEDAGEDLVEGIGDGVEWVGDKTADLAEDVGWDDGADWIREKSRSLANTMGAEVAELELDQTEDPKKIIYGSVSKIRSNAKHLADFRTNFDKVGTGIKGLDSDAIKGVTADSYAEHVAKQPPKWFKAADAFEKAEGALTRFAETVEWAQNQARDAVEEYKKAKKASEDARTAYNAKVDEYNNAVKAEKDDLPPRPSGFKDPGEAGIKAAYDKVISAREQRNEAAETAKTALTAARDAAPPKPSYAQQAGDGFQAMAIDANHLVGGVIKGTAGIVNFVRTVNPLDPYNLTHPAEYLTNLNSTVTGLAVAANDPLGTAKNMVDAFQKDPAEGLGKLIPEILGTKGLGMAKKAATVGKFADNGKGPARTADQGTDGPKGGKHDQCDGERKCDGTDPVDLATGRMFLPLTDLVLPGTLPLAFTRRAESGYTAGRWFGPTWTSTVDQHLETDAEGVVLVTEDGLILPYPHPAPGLPVCSAKGPRWELSRTPEGGYLLTDPDAGRVRHFEPDCRNGRISRISRITDRNGNSIDFEYDAEGAPTAIRHSGGYHLLLDTADGRITRLSLAGAGRVLEYGYTDGHLTEVINSSGRPLRFAYDERGRITSWTDTNGSTYGYAYDEFDRCVREGGEAGHYALDFEYGTDPGTGRQVTVTRNAAGHTRRYQMNEARQVVAETGALGAVTHSRYDRRNRLLSRTDPLGRTTEFHRDADGRLVRVVRPDGRELTTEYDAMGRPVLQTRADRTTWRLAYDSRGNRIALTNPAGATTRYEYDDHGHPTSVTDHLGGTTRIRTNPAGLPVEITDPLGAVTRYERDAFGRAVRITDALGGETLLEWTPEGRLARRVEADGTVQEWTYDGEGNALTHRDPMGGLTSFEYGHFDAMTARTGPDGVRYAFARDAELRLTEISGPLGRWTWEYDAAGLPAAETDYDGRTVRFGHDAAGRLTARTDSAGRTTRYGYDALDRRVEKETEGAVTRYEYDLSDRLSAVTGPDSRIEYARDRHGRIRVETVDGRTLRRDYDDLGRVRSRTTPAGAVSTWTYDEAGRRTELLSSGRRITFGRDALGRETGRRIGESLAMENTHDALGRLVDSHVRTSEGRTLQRRGYSYRPDGGLVAIDDLLAGRREFELDAAGRVTAARAEDWTEQYTYNAAGNQAAASWPARHPGGTEAVGERVYEGTRLVRAGAVRYEHDELGRVTLRQKKRLSRRPDTWHYTWDAEDRLAAVRTPDGAVWQYTYDPLGRRTSKRRLGADGAVLEETRFAWDGTTLCEQSTTTAGAPGRVTLTWDHDGLQPLAQFERRFLDEEETDQRFFAIVTDLIGTPRELIGEEGEVAWRAGATVWGSTAWNTDATAYTPLRFPGQYADPETGLHYNHFRHYDPETARYITPDPLGVAPTPNPSAYVVNPFVWSDSLGLAPDAGDCPKVGKTKEEQKQQALRDAGIPEGTEPFDVDDWVSARGPEWAGSKQLLDPDGKPIYYTEEWYEHPNGDIIVYQDHWFGHQTPGEPGYQPPHLHVRPYDDTRNGQIEGAEEHYYYDRE, encoded by the coding sequence ATGGGCTGGCGGGACTTCACCCCCGACTTCATCGAGGACGCCGGCGAGGACCTGGTCGAGGGCATCGGGGACGGCGTCGAGTGGGTCGGCGACAAGACCGCCGATCTCGCCGAGGACGTCGGCTGGGACGACGGCGCGGACTGGATCCGCGAGAAGAGCCGGTCCCTGGCGAACACCATGGGGGCGGAGGTCGCCGAGCTGGAGCTCGACCAGACCGAGGACCCCAAGAAGATCATCTACGGCAGCGTGTCGAAGATCCGGTCGAACGCCAAGCACCTCGCGGACTTCCGGACCAACTTCGACAAGGTCGGGACGGGCATCAAGGGCCTCGACTCCGATGCCATCAAGGGCGTGACCGCCGACAGCTACGCGGAGCACGTGGCCAAGCAGCCGCCGAAGTGGTTCAAGGCCGCCGACGCGTTCGAGAAGGCGGAAGGGGCGCTGACCCGGTTCGCCGAGACGGTGGAGTGGGCGCAGAACCAGGCCCGGGACGCCGTCGAGGAGTACAAGAAGGCGAAGAAGGCGTCGGAGGACGCGCGTACGGCGTACAACGCGAAGGTCGACGAGTACAACAACGCGGTCAAGGCGGAGAAGGACGACCTGCCGCCGCGCCCCTCGGGCTTCAAGGACCCGGGCGAGGCGGGCATCAAGGCCGCCTACGACAAGGTGATCAGCGCCCGCGAGCAGCGCAACGAGGCCGCGGAGACCGCCAAGACGGCCCTGACCGCGGCCCGCGACGCCGCACCGCCCAAGCCCTCGTACGCACAGCAGGCCGGCGACGGCTTCCAGGCCATGGCGATCGACGCCAACCACCTGGTCGGCGGCGTCATCAAGGGCACGGCCGGCATCGTCAACTTCGTACGCACCGTCAACCCGCTCGACCCGTACAACCTGACCCACCCGGCCGAGTACCTCACCAACCTGAACAGCACCGTCACCGGCCTGGCGGTCGCGGCCAACGACCCGCTCGGCACCGCCAAGAACATGGTCGACGCCTTCCAGAAGGACCCGGCGGAGGGCCTCGGGAAGCTCATACCGGAGATCCTGGGCACCAAGGGCCTGGGCATGGCCAAGAAGGCGGCGACCGTCGGCAAGTTCGCCGACAACGGCAAGGGCCCGGCCCGTACCGCCGACCAGGGCACGGACGGCCCCAAGGGCGGCAAGCACGACCAGTGCGACGGCGAACGCAAGTGTGACGGCACCGACCCCGTCGACCTGGCCACCGGCCGGATGTTCCTGCCGCTGACGGACCTGGTGCTCCCCGGCACACTGCCGCTCGCCTTCACCCGGAGGGCGGAGTCGGGCTACACCGCGGGCCGCTGGTTCGGACCCACCTGGACCAGCACCGTCGACCAGCACCTGGAGACGGACGCCGAGGGCGTGGTGCTGGTCACCGAGGACGGGCTGATCCTGCCCTACCCGCACCCGGCGCCCGGCCTTCCCGTGTGCTCTGCGAAGGGCCCCCGCTGGGAGCTGTCCCGCACCCCCGAAGGCGGCTACCTCCTCACCGACCCGGACGCCGGCCGCGTCCGGCACTTCGAGCCGGACTGCCGGAACGGCCGGATCAGCCGGATCAGCCGGATCACCGATCGCAACGGCAACAGCATCGACTTCGAGTACGACGCCGAAGGGGCCCCGACCGCCATCCGCCACAGCGGCGGCTACCACCTCCTCCTGGACACCGCGGACGGCCGCATCACCCGGCTCTCGCTCGCGGGTGCCGGCCGGGTCCTCGAGTACGGGTACACCGACGGCCATCTCACCGAGGTCATCAACTCCTCGGGCCGGCCGCTCCGCTTCGCCTACGACGAGCGGGGTCGCATCACGTCCTGGACGGACACCAACGGCAGTACGTATGGCTACGCCTACGACGAGTTCGACCGCTGCGTCCGGGAGGGCGGGGAAGCGGGCCACTACGCCCTGGACTTCGAGTACGGGACCGACCCCGGGACCGGCCGGCAGGTCACGGTCACCAGGAACGCGGCGGGCCACACGCGCCGGTACCAGATGAACGAGGCCCGCCAGGTGGTGGCGGAGACCGGTGCCCTGGGAGCGGTCACCCACTCCCGCTACGACCGGCGCAACCGGCTGCTGTCGCGGACCGACCCGCTGGGCCGCACCACCGAGTTCCACCGGGACGCCGACGGCCGTCTCGTCCGGGTGGTCCGTCCGGATGGACGCGAACTGACGACCGAGTACGACGCCATGGGACGGCCGGTCCTCCAGACCCGGGCCGACCGGACGACCTGGCGGCTGGCGTACGACAGCCGGGGCAACCGCATCGCCCTCACCAACCCCGCGGGTGCCACCACCCGGTACGAGTACGACGACCACGGCCACCCGACGTCGGTCACCGACCACCTCGGCGGGACCACCCGCATCCGGACCAATCCGGCCGGCCTGCCCGTCGAGATCACCGACCCCCTGGGCGCCGTCACCCGCTATGAGCGGGACGCCTTCGGCAGGGCCGTCCGCATCACCGACGCCCTGGGCGGGGAGACGCTGCTCGAATGGACCCCGGAGGGCCGGCTCGCCCGGCGCGTCGAAGCGGACGGCACCGTCCAGGAGTGGACGTACGACGGCGAGGGCAATGCGCTCACCCACCGCGACCCGATGGGGGGACTGACCTCCTTCGAGTACGGGCATTTCGACGCGATGACCGCCCGGACCGGGCCGGACGGGGTGCGCTACGCCTTCGCCCGGGACGCCGAGCTCCGGCTGACGGAGATCAGCGGCCCGCTCGGCCGCTGGACCTGGGAGTACGACGCGGCAGGTTTGCCCGCGGCCGAAACCGATTACGACGGCCGCACCGTCCGCTTCGGGCACGACGCGGCCGGCCGGCTCACCGCCCGTACCGACTCCGCGGGCCGCACCACCCGATACGGCTACGACGCCCTGGACCGGCGGGTCGAGAAGGAGACCGAAGGCGCTGTCACGCGGTACGAGTACGACCTGTCCGACCGCCTCTCCGCGGTGACCGGACCGGACTCCCGGATCGAGTACGCGCGCGACCGCCACGGCCGGATCCGCGTCGAAACGGTCGACGGCCGGACCCTGCGGCGCGATTACGACGACCTCGGCCGGGTGCGGAGCCGCACCACCCCGGCCGGCGCCGTGAGCACCTGGACCTATGATGAGGCCGGCCGCCGTACGGAGCTGCTCTCCTCGGGCCGCCGGATCACCTTCGGCCGCGATGCGCTGGGCCGGGAGACCGGCCGGCGGATCGGCGAGTCCCTGGCCATGGAGAACACGCACGATGCCCTGGGACGGCTGGTCGACAGCCACGTCCGTACCTCGGAGGGCCGGACGCTCCAGCGCCGTGGCTACAGCTATCGCCCCGACGGCGGTCTGGTGGCGATCGACGACCTGCTCGCCGGCCGACGGGAGTTCGAACTCGACGCGGCCGGCCGGGTCACTGCGGCCCGTGCCGAGGACTGGACCGAGCAGTACACCTACAACGCGGCCGGCAACCAGGCGGCGGCCTCGTGGCCCGCCCGGCACCCGGGCGGCACGGAGGCAGTCGGCGAGCGCGTGTACGAGGGAACGCGACTGGTCCGGGCCGGCGCCGTCCGCTACGAGCACGACGAACTGGGACGGGTGACGCTCCGCCAGAAGAAGCGGCTCTCCCGCAGACCCGACACCTGGCACTACACCTGGGACGCCGAGGACCGCCTGGCGGCAGTGCGGACTCCGGACGGCGCGGTGTGGCAGTACACCTACGACCCGCTCGGGCGCCGCACGTCCAAGCGCCGACTGGGCGCGGACGGCGCCGTCCTGGAGGAGACCCGGTTCGCCTGGGACGGCACCACGCTGTGCGAGCAGTCCACGACGACCGCGGGAGCTCCCGGACGGGTGACGCTGACCTGGGACCACGACGGCCTGCAGCCCTTGGCCCAGTTCGAGCGGCGGTTCCTCGACGAGGAGGAGACCGATCAGCGGTTCTTCGCCATCGTCACCGACCTGATCGGCACTCCCCGGGAGCTGATCGGCGAGGAAGGCGAGGTCGCCTGGCGCGCCGGTGCCACCGTGTGGGGCAGTACGGCCTGGAACACCGACGCGACGGCCTACACGCCGCTGCGCTTCCCCGGACAGTACGCCGATCCGGAGACCGGACTCCACTACAACCACTTCCGGCACTACGACCCCGAGACCGCCCGCTACATCACGCCGGACCCGCTCGGCGTGGCGCCCACGCCCAACCCCTCGGCGTACGTCGTCAACCCCTTCGTATGGTCGGACTCGCTGGGGCTGGCGCCCGATGCGGGCGACTGCCCCAAGGTGGGCAAGACCAAAGAGGAGCAGAAGCAGCAGGCGTTGCGCGACGCGGGCATACCCGAGGGCACCGAGCCGTTCGACGTCGACGACTGGGTTTCCGCGCGCGGTCCGGAATGGGCGGGCAGCAAGCAGCTCCTCGACCCCGACGGCAAGCCCATCTACTACACCGAGGAGTGGTACGAGCACCCCAACGGCGACATCATCGTGTACCAGGACCACTGGTTCGGGCACCAGACACCCGGCGAGCCGGGCTACCAGCCGCCGCACCTGCACGTGCGTCCGTACGATGACACCCGTAACGGCCAGATCGAGGGTGCCGAGGAGCATTACTACTATGACCGTGAGTGA
- a CDS encoding asparaginase produces the protein MGRIVVISTGGTIASRWQGSGFAADADGREVMATAPVPEGVTVEVVDLFSVNSPRLTTAHQLTLLRTVHEVLADPDVAGVVVTHGTDTLEESAFLVDLHHHDERTVVFTGAQLPMGIEDGDGPGNLYDALLVAARTRGLGVLVSFAGRVHGARGTIKTQTLAADAFADPSGEWLGKIGFGKVTVLREPQRPKPLPLPAMPDAQPRVDMVMHHADGDPVLLNAAVEAGARGVVLVATGAGNATPEIVAAVEAAVARGVLVALTTRVQAGPVTEIYTHGGAVDLVAAGAVPTGTLRAGQARIAVLAALLASPDRAEQARVLRAVLEAPAPSAAVPAAV, from the coding sequence GTGGGACGGATCGTCGTCATCAGCACCGGCGGGACGATAGCGAGCCGCTGGCAGGGTTCCGGATTCGCCGCCGATGCGGACGGGCGCGAGGTCATGGCCACCGCGCCGGTCCCGGAGGGCGTGACCGTCGAGGTCGTCGACCTGTTCAGCGTGAACAGCCCCCGCCTGACCACGGCCCACCAGCTGACCCTGCTGCGTACCGTCCACGAGGTGCTGGCCGACCCGGACGTCGCGGGCGTGGTGGTCACGCACGGCACGGACACCCTGGAGGAATCCGCCTTCCTCGTCGACCTGCACCACCACGACGAGCGGACCGTGGTGTTCACCGGCGCGCAGCTGCCGATGGGCATCGAGGACGGGGACGGCCCCGGCAACCTCTACGACGCACTGCTGGTCGCCGCCCGCACCCGCGGCCTCGGGGTCCTGGTGTCCTTCGCCGGGCGGGTGCACGGTGCGCGCGGCACCATCAAGACGCAGACCCTGGCCGCCGACGCCTTCGCCGACCCCTCGGGGGAGTGGCTCGGGAAGATCGGCTTCGGGAAGGTGACGGTGCTGCGGGAGCCGCAGCGGCCGAAGCCGCTGCCGCTGCCCGCCATGCCGGACGCGCAGCCGCGGGTCGACATGGTCATGCACCACGCGGACGGCGACCCGGTGCTGCTGAACGCGGCGGTCGAGGCGGGCGCGCGGGGCGTGGTGCTGGTCGCCACCGGCGCGGGCAACGCCACGCCGGAGATCGTGGCGGCGGTCGAGGCGGCGGTGGCCCGTGGCGTGCTGGTCGCGCTGACCACGCGGGTGCAGGCCGGGCCGGTGACCGAGATCTACACGCACGGCGGAGCCGTCGACCTGGTCGCGGCGGGCGCGGTCCCGACCGGCACCCTGCGCGCCGGGCAGGCCCGGATCGCCGTCCTGGCGGCCCTGCTGGCGTCCCCGGACCGGGCCGAGCAGGCGCGGGTCCTGCGGGCTGTGCTGGAGGCCCCGGCCCCGTCGGCCGCGGTGCCGGCCGCCGTCTAG